The following proteins come from a genomic window of Galactobacillus timonensis:
- the recR gene encoding recombination mediator RecR has translation MYPESLQQLIEAFRTLPGVGEKTAERYALTIAAENEEDVRTFARALVNVKEKLKYCRICGNFSEDEECSICKDASRNHKQIFVVQSPKDVLVMEKTGQYHGVYHVLNGLISASKGTLPDDLNIPSLMERLPEAEEVILATDATMDGETTAMYLSKKIHESFPSLLVTRIAHGLPAGGALDYADELTLSHALSDRRRIG, from the coding sequence ATGTATCCTGAAAGTCTTCAGCAGCTGATTGAAGCCTTCCGCACACTGCCGGGCGTCGGTGAAAAGACGGCGGAGCGCTACGCTTTGACCATCGCAGCAGAAAACGAAGAAGATGTCCGCACCTTTGCCAGGGCACTGGTCAATGTGAAGGAAAAGCTGAAGTACTGCCGGATCTGCGGCAATTTCAGCGAAGATGAGGAATGCTCCATATGCAAAGATGCATCCCGCAACCACAAACAGATTTTTGTCGTACAGTCGCCGAAAGATGTTCTCGTCATGGAAAAGACGGGACAGTACCATGGCGTATACCATGTGCTCAACGGTCTGATCTCTGCATCCAAAGGCACCCTTCCCGATGACCTCAACATTCCGTCGCTGATGGAACGTCTGCCTGAGGCGGAAGAAGTAATCCTTGCAACGGATGCGACGATGGACGGGGAAACGACGGCGATGTATCTGAGCAAAAAGATCCATGAATCGTTCCCTTCTCTTCTGGTGACGCGGATCGCCCATGGCCTGCCGGCAGGCGGTGCTCTCGACTACGCCGACGAGCTGACGCTGTCTCACGCCCTCAGTGACCGGCGCCGCATCGGCTGA
- a CDS encoding YbaB/EbfC family nucleoid-associated protein, translating into MDMKALMKQANAMQKQLKKIEEELDATQYEGSNNGVKVVINGKNEVQSVEIDPDLLEKDNQEMLQDLILISVNDAVKKAADDRAQKMGAVTGGISVPGF; encoded by the coding sequence ATGGACATGAAGGCATTGATGAAGCAGGCAAATGCGATGCAGAAACAGCTCAAGAAGATTGAAGAAGAGCTCGACGCAACGCAGTATGAAGGATCCAATAACGGCGTCAAGGTCGTGATCAACGGCAAAAACGAGGTACAGTCCGTCGAGATTGATCCCGATCTTCTGGAGAAGGACAACCAGGAGATGCTGCAGGATCTGATTCTGATTTCCGTCAACGACGCTGTGAAGAAGGCTGCCGATGACCGCGCTCAGAAAATGGGCGCCGTAACCGGTGGTATTTCGGTACCGGGTTTCTGA